The Nomia melanderi isolate GNS246 chromosome 6, iyNomMela1, whole genome shotgun sequence genomic sequence TTGCATTCCACAAGCGATTTCTCTGCTCCGTTTACCGTCCTGAGTGTTCCATACGTTTCTCACGCGACAGAATGTTCGCTAACGTGAAATCGGTGTTAATTCTTGTTCGTTCTCTTCGGACGAGGAAACAGCTCGGCGTCTGTTACGGTTTTAATCTTAACGGGTTAACGTCTCCTATCTGTTTTCGACAAACTTACGCTGATCATGTCATAGTTCGCGGATCCTTTGATCGCTATTATATCGAACGTGCCGTCCGTGATAAACTCGTCGACCGTCCTGAACGGCACGTCTCGGATGCGAGCCGTTAGGAAACATATCAGAGACGCAGAATAAGCAGAACTTGCCACATACGACGATAAGAACAAGCTTACGTATGCTAGCTTCAACGACGAAATCCGTGGGAAATCTGGAAAGAGACGACTGCGAGTGAATCGGTTCGGAGCGAGCAGCGAAATTTGACATGCAAAACCAATGAAGGATCGACTCACCTGTCAACCCTTGGAGGCAAAGAATCCCCCAAACTCGCAAACACTCGTCGCGCATCACTTGCATCATGCCGCACGACTTTAACCGGGATACTATAAACGTCGTAACAACGCTGCCGATTATTCCTGTTACAAGCACACAAGTCCACACTGAAAAACTGAAAGCCTGCGGCACACGATACCCAAAAATCGTATAACGTTGGCGCTCGACAAATTCAACGACCGATCATTCTTAGACCTGGCTGAATTTACCTTGTAATAAGCGAGCCACTTCGCGGCGAACATCTCCGGTTgctttaaaaataacatttgccTAGTGGCTAATATAGGAATCGTGAAGTCCACGTAATCGGGCCTGTCGTTGACCATAGAAAAATCGGATATACCGATGTCCGCCATTTTTGAGATTACTACGCCGATCGCTCCGCCCCAGCGTTTCGTTGTCGTGTTGAAAATCCCGTACTCCGGCTCTACAGACACGAGTTTGACGGTGAAGTTCAGGGCTGCTTCCAATTCGTTGATAATGGTGCCCAGAAATCCGTGCAACTTGTTATCCTTGATTTCGAGTAGTATCGAGGACTGTCGATCGAAGGGTACGTATATTCGCATTGAACATTGTGTTATATTTGAACGGTGGATTAAAGAGAGCATCGATTCGAAAAGACATAAAAGTACTCTTTCGATGAAGGCACGATAGATACGCTGCAGCATCTACCGAcccaactccgaaacacttttacctgaataGAGAAGTTTAATAATAGGTTTATTCGCTTAAAAATTGTTGTATGAAATGAATCCCGAATGGTCCTTCGTTGAATGAACCCCAACGAAATCGATTCTCCCTTTGGTTCCATCGCGAGAACTATTTTCAATTCTGCTCGTATCATAGAACAACTCTTACTTCAACGGTGACTGCACGCAAAACCGTGCCCTTCATATTAGCCCTCCTCTCGTACAAGCTCAAGTTCGTGAATAATTCCAAATTCTGGGGAGAATCTTTACGCCATTTACCCAGCTTGGAAATCTCTGTGCTCCGGCCATCCACGGAGTACCATTCGTGCAAAACATCTTCTGTAGGGCAGAGCACCGCCATTTCGGTGTTGAACGACAGGTGAAACGGATTACCCGGTGGTGCGTAGCAATAGTCCAGCAGAGGACGTCGAAGAAGTGGCGCGAACAGTATGAGCCAAGCGGAGGCGTGCATATTGAAGGTTCTCGTTATGTTCGACAACTCGTTGAACGTCCCCATTCCGTTTATCATGACCACGATTATCGGTCGGACGATGCTGTTGTAGTATTTCGACAGGGAATGCATTTCTGCGAAAGGGACGGTCAGGGTGGCGATGTTCTCTCGTCCGAGATTGCGAACCCACGTCTGCACCATGTACTCCATCTTGAACTCTATACGCGTAACGAGAAAGCACGATTATAAGGGAAGAAGTGCTCGACATTACGGCAACGAGAGCAGCGAATAGAAGGGAAACGAGAGAGGAATAGGATAGTTATCGGTCGTAATAGATAATAATGGGACTGCGGATCTTCACGTATTTACGGGGAATTTCAAAGCGACAAATTAAACAGGATACGCGCGATACTAAAGGGTATAGAAGATATTTAAAGTCTAATGGTTTTTCTAACATTCGTTAGGAAAGATTGTTCTCCGTTGTAATCCTAtctttttcattgtattcttGAACATTTGTATTTGCATAAAGACCCGCTGTCTGTTAGTAATAATTACCGTATCCTACCATTGAAAACTTCACCATCGGGGCACGGCTGTACGAGGACAACAGCGGAAGCGGAATAATATCTCCGAAGGTGTTTCAACAGTGGTATGTACACGTCCGGTTTCGCAGATTCTGACATCAATAAATGCATACCGAGAGAAATGAGGTGCAAACACACCGTAAGCCTCATCTCGTACGAGTGTACGCGCGTCGGGCTTTCTGGTTTTCAAGTGGCGTTTGCGGAACGGCCACCGCCGCATGGAACCGGCGAATGGACTGAACTCCCTTAAGTCGAGACAGTCACATTTATGGTGAGATAATTCAAGCGTGCGCGGGTAcgaacatgaaatattgaagagacGCGGGGTCGTTCGTGTggcattttccttttttttttttctcaaaCATCGATAGCGTGAATTTTCTTAAAACGCGGCACGAGCGAGCGCGATGgtaatcgaatattaaatagCACTTAACAATTTCATCGATTCCGATGCGATCGCCGCTTACTTGGACGACAATAACGGATAAAATTTGCGCGAGATATGAAACGTAGAAAGTAGCCTGggaagataataaattattataatatcgcGCATTCAATTGACCTCTTTAGAGGCGAGTTAATTGCGGCGTTACCATACGAAACGTTTGCACGAATGTTAAGCGACCGCCTCGCACGTCGGAAGGTCACGCGGCGAATTCATTTGAAAGTTCTCGGTTAATTGTAATACGCGCGCGTCCGAGCCTGACGTGCCTATCGCGTaggaaattcatttcaatttagtGGCACCTTGGCGCGAACGATCATCGATCTACGTTCCATTAGAGAATTGCATCTGTCGGCTTCCGAAAAAAAGTTCTCGCGGGTTTTTCTTGTCGGCGATGGATCGAGGTCCGATTTGAATTAGAATTTGAGTAGTTTAATCAATGATATTGGTATCTGTAGTAAGTTATGTTTATGCCGTTgctatcgaataaaataaactgaTTTCAGAtgttttccgtttcttttcctttcggaCGATCCACGTGTTGCGTACACGTACATATCTCGCGGTGTTTTACGCAAGACAGCTGAAAAACGAACTTGGAGTTACAATTTCGCTTGCATTCTTATCGATTTAAGGAAATCAAATTACATAAGTGGAACGATTTGCTtcgatgaaataatatttggcgaacgaataatatttaattgtaccATCCGCGTTCAATTTGCACGCGTTGTATGCAAAGCGTTGCTTATAGCGGAACACTCTGTAACTGTTCAAAGGTATAACTATTTAATGAATCTCCCCGATAATAATCGAACCCGTTACCTTAAATAATTAACTCGAGCACCGAGTGTTATGAATTAGAAATAGTTTTAGCTGCTGAGCGTGTTGTTTACACGCTACAAGTATTTAAAGATGTTGCATTTCGTAATGCCTCGATATGACTTGTCGATACCGGGTTCTAATGATTCATATCTAATATAGTATGCAAAATGGGGAGTTGaaactataactatataacaagCAAGCgcgatgtaattatttatttattttaccgtGTAGTGGTATTGCTAATATATTTTGTTGGTATCTAACGAACATACGTTGTATCGATGAATTAATTTAGTATCATTAATGTACTTAGAAAagtagaaatataatatcaaaacgGGTGTTTATAAAAAGTGCAAGAAAAATGTATACCAATAGAAAACAGAAGTGTATCTTATCCTCTGATGACACCGGTATGAATGACGAGCAAGAATTGCATCTATTGCTTAAATAGACTCTATCCCCACTTAAACGTGAACTTTACTTTCGTATGAGGTTGCTAATACCGAAATGTTAGAAAGGGAGTTAAtgctatgaatatttatgtatctctacttatttacttatttataaaagaacAGAAATATTTGTAAGAAATTCGAATAGCTTATTTTCGAAATGATCAAAAGATCATCTTGGTAATTATCGTTAGACGAAAGTAAACTGAAATTTTGacgaaataattatttccgAACATAAAGCATAACCCTCGTGTTACAAATGAAagctttatttaattatttctcaaatattgttaaacaatatttattgttcaatGTTCACAACAGTCGTATTACATAACATACTTTTAAGTAGTTAATCATTTATGCATGttcattcgaaataattaaagatatttaattaatgaattgacGTTGTGAGTCTAGATTGCTCTAGATCTTTCGGTGAATGTACGCTGGTTCACGAATGTGTATTTAATCTTCGATTAACCGATTGTTATTGTTTAATCGGGtttattctttaaacattacCTTCCTCGGTATGCTTTCCGATCATGGAATATTCAActagtttctttttataataataattgtaagaaatagaaaatatgatgAAACAATGTCCATCCGATGAGTTAAAGGCGCTAGTGTATTATCGTGAATCATCCTGCTTACATGGAAACTCATGTGATCATCTGTCAAATTTCGCATTTCATTCAAAAATGGCGCCGATTATGAATATGTAGAAACTCGCCAATTGCTCGAGTAAAATAAAGTTTACATGCATAAATAGTAATTGATTTCTGTCAGTTGACAGTCGAGACACTagagaaaaatgttttaattaataaaggAAACGTAACAAAATTAAACTGAAGCCTATATTGATCCGAACCGCCATTTTGTATCGAATTACGCAGCAGTGTTTCAacagatacatatatatacggtAGTTCTATATAAAAGGATCATAACAGAGTTGACAAGCCATACGGAAGAGGAATTTAAAGTGAAAAGGAGTTtgtaagttattatttataaaatattcaacaaaactaTAGAAGTTCATTTAACAGACAagtaatttgtattaatttttctactaCCGCAGGTTTCGGTTTTTAAAATGAGTCTCCGACCAAGTGTGCTTTGTAAAGTTCATTTACGAAATTCTAATGGATTTGTGCAAGAAATTCGAAGATTTGAATTTAGTACCTACTTTACTTTCGAAGATTTTCATGTAAcgttgaaaaatatgtttcctcAATTGGCAGACAAGAACTTCAAAATAGCATGGATAGGTAATGTTATTACATATAAGAACTATGTTGGTTTACACACATACTACAATAGTGAACGCACCGAAGAAGTCTTTTAATGTTCTTTAATAATGTATAGTTACTAATTTAATTGtatcattttaaaaacattattttatagatgAAGACAAAGATGAAATTAATATGCCAAATGATAGGGAATATACGTGTGCTTTGAGCTGGTATTCACTTAAAGATGAGGGGACTGTGTGGAAAGTGTATGTGACATATTATGAAGATAAAGTGCCGCCTGTTCAAAAAAAAGAAGTATATCATGAAGATATAATATGCGATGGTTGCAATGGCGAGGTAATAGGTCATCGATACAAATGTATAGAGTGCGTGGATTATGATCTATGTTCACAATGCGAAGGATTAGGTTTACATGGAGATCATTGGATGTTACGTATACCAAAGCCATTGTGCGATACATCTCGTCGTGGCCAACATTTGCCACATAGCATAAGGAAATTTCTCAGAAGAAATGGTGTacgttttaataaaaaagatttGCCAAATGAATCTCCAATGACAGAGGTAGATAATCATAATATATTTTCCTGGCTAGAAACTTTGTCactatgttttaataattttaataacacgAAGGTGGGAACAAACACTGAAAATGCAAAATCTACAGAGGTACCAAAAGgagataatacaaataataagaaATCTTGTTTACATACAAGGGatgaatttacaaaatttctaaATTCCGTTGGCATAGCTGTTGATGTTGCAATGGATGTTCTAATGCCACGTATACCTGAAACTAATAAAGcccaaaaagaagaagaaaaagaagaaaaatgtgACAAAAATACAGCAACAGAACAGAGTATTCCTATGGAATTTCTAGAAAAAGATACAAAAGTGATTAATTCCACTAACAATGAGACATCTGTGTCCACTGATACATCAATAGCACCTCAAAATACAGCTTCAGCAAATAATGTATTAACAGAGGAATGGACAATAGTAGATAAAAGTGAGGCCACTGACAATAATTCTGCATCTTCAGTTTCATCCAGTTTAAATAAATTGCCTGAAAATCAAGTCAGTTACAATgaattagttatatataataaaaatgtaaagtatGCATTGTACAATAatgattacattttatatattttaggtTCCCTCATCTGAATCGATTCCATCAGTGTCCAAGGAAAATTTGACACAAGCAATTTATCCTCCATTaccaaaagaagaaaaagtataCCATCCAAATCCTATGATTCGCAGTGCTATTGAATCTATGATAGCAATGGGATTTTCAAATAATGGAGATTTGCTGACTCATTGGTTAGAAACtacaaatggaaatattaatcaAGTTTTAGACATACTGCAGTCTGCAAATAGTGAAACTTAAAAATcaagtttcaaatttatattgtatgtaGTAATTTGTACATGCTTGATTTTTGATGCAGGTATAAATATTGTAGTTTTTTAGAAGTATATTTTATCTGTACTACTTTTATATCCATGTATTGTGTTATATCTATCCATAGagttaattaatgtattttattattacaaataataaacattccTTCTGATATGTTGTAGCATTCAAATCAATAaagtatgtaataataataatatactttctattgttttaataaCCAGTAAAACAAAATCGTATAAAGACAGTAATAAAATAGCTGCATAATAGTATATGATAAcgttattattaacattatagtattagtattattagtacattttacaatcaattttatttattttataatggtTTACAACGAATCCAGAGTGTTAATGGATTTCTATTTGACAATAACTCCAATTCTCTTTGCCCTTGAGAGGTGATCTCTCTAACCCATTTTCTATCTTTATAATATTCCATGATGGCCTTAAATTCGTTAGAAGTATAATCTTCAACATTAATTGGAAGAAAAGGGTCTAAAAGTTCAAATCCTTCTTTACCAAGTAAGTACCTTGGGTAATCAGAATCTCTTTTAGtctgtaaacaaaaataattaaatattgaacacaTTTTATAACTTTAGTATACTGtactgtattttttttatacctTATTTGCTTTTTTATCTACAGATAATATTGCAGCACCATTACACCAATCATAATTAGCACACTTCAAAAATGAACTGGTTAAAGATATTCTTTGTGCTGGTACATATACTTTCCTTTCATCACGAATTGATGTTACATCAGAAAAGAATGTGTTAAAACCATCTATAACAATTAATACCCTACATTTCTTTGCTGTACTGGCTATTTTAAGTTCATCCACAACAGCATCAATAACGCCACAAGCaaatttaattcgttttatccCAAATTCAATAAGACTAGAAAGTGATTCTCCATGTGGCGTACTTTCTCTTTCATTCCATACGTAATCCTTGGAAATTTTTATCTAcagaacaataattttaatcaaaagtagcaataaaaattatattacacattaCTTACATTCGACAATAAtggttcatttaaatttttaaaatattttaaccatGCTTGTGCATGTAAAGGTAAATCTAATTTATCAGGCATAAGCGGGGAATCTGTAACTTCTTTTGGAAACCTAAACCAAGTATTagctaaaaatatataaaaaatcagTATTATAatctgatataaatatatattactataattatcatACCTTGTGGTACATGTAATACGATAAACTTTTGGGCAAGACCATAATGAATTGTATGCAACAATGTTGATGTTTTTCCTGCACCAATTTTACCATCTAACAAatacaattgtaataaaaatatagttacatataatcacattttgcattttattaaccctttgtggataACAATGCTATAAAACAATGCTATTTATTTGGAAATGTTTATCCataaaaagttattaatatattagatatttcaaatcATAATTAAAGAAGGTAAATAGCTAAAAAGGATACATAGAACATATTTCTTTATAGATTTCGAATAGTCTGTTTGTTCCAAGTATGATATTATTTCAACCGCTGGTTTTCTAATCAGAATACCAAATTCCACAAAAGTTTGTATTTGTTGCTTCCATTCATTTGGTACATTATCTTGCATTAATGTTTGTATATTTGTTGGTACTGTATACACTTTTCTTAAATGAGTTTCATTATGGTTTGGAGGATGTGATTCAAAGGTACGAAAAGTTTCAGGTTCTATATCTCGAAGTTTTGTAGCAACAGCTGTAGCCAGTGCTCTTTGTCCACTTGCGATATGTAGTTCTCTGATTAATGAATCtgataaatgttttataagaataatcaaaaataatcaaaacaaCTAACTAAAATTATAAGAGTAAATAAacatatgtaataattaaatatgtaatattaaaagtaaGTTGATTtgatatatagaataataatattaaaatgtgtgAATGATAAACGTACAGATACAAGTAGAAACCATGTTGTTTATGTCAAAAGTAGTATCATCCAAACTTTTAGTTAAATATTGTAAGACCCTCAAAAGATCATTTAGCAAGATACACTGAACTTCGTATTTACATTTATGTACAGTATATAGTCTATGCACTTACAATGTCACCAACCTAATCAATTGCTTCAAATATCcccatctaaaaatatttataatacatacataagttttaagttttaatagattttaacATTGTAATACACCTACttatgtttaatttatactATACTGTATTTGATAATGTGACTCACAGTATATACCCCCGAAATCATACAAAGCATTTACAGAAGTATAGACTTCATGGTATAGAGAATCCACTGGTAAAGTAGGTACCTACCTATGTATGTATTAGGAGTAAACTGCAGGTTAAGGAATGTATTGTActgtcataaataaataaatcttgcAAGTTCTATATCTGAGGTGTATGTATAAACAAAGGAAGGAAACATGAATTTAGAATTGTTAGGTgagatttcataaatatttattttataatacggtgacattaataatcttattacttttttcttttttagaatCATTTGGTCAGAATTATCCAGAGGTATGATGAATCCATTAAAATGTATTGTTCACTTTTAATCTCCTAAtcttacagtttttataattattaggaGTTTGATGGCACGTTAGATTGCATATCGTTGGCTGTAACTTGTACATTTAACAAAAGAGGAACTCTTTTAGCTGTTGGATGTAATGATGGTAGAATTGTTATTTGGGATTTTTTAACACGAGGTGTTGCTAAAATCATTAGTGCACACGTTCATCCAGTATGTTCATTAAGGTAAATAGttactaatgaaaatataaaataattatattgttgaaaatgctttaatcttataatattattattgtcttCTTAAAATAGCTGGTCCAGGAATGGTCACAAATTATTAAGTGCTTCTACAGACAATAATGTTTGCATATGGGATGTTTTATCAGGAGAATGTGATCAAAAATACAGATTCCCTTCGCCTATATTAAAAGTACAGTTTCATCCAAGAAATCTTAACAAGTTTTTAGTATGTCCAATGAGACATGCAGCCGTAATGGTTGAAGTTGAGGGTACACACAGAGTTATACCTCTTGACGATGATGTATGTATATGTAGCATTCTaacatatttgtataatatttttcaatctttcaaatatCTCTTTATTATAGAGTGATTTAAACATAGTAGCATCTTTTGATCGGCGTGGAGATTTTGTGTATACTGGAAATGCTCGTGGACGGATTTTGGTTCTTGATGCAGAATCTTTAACTGTAAAAGCTTCTTATAAAATATCACAAGGCACTGCTAGTAATACAGCTGTAAAAAGTATCGAATTTGCAAGGCGAGGTTCTTGCTTTTTAGTAAATACGGCAGATAGAGTAATTCGTGTATATGATAGCACAGAAGTACTAGCATGTGGAAAAGACGGTGAACCTGAACCAATACAAAAATTACAAGATCTTgtaaacaaaactatgtggaaaaAATGTTGCTTTTCTGGAGATGGAGAGTATGTGTGTGCCGGTTCTGCGAGGCAACATGCTTTATATGTCTGGGAAAAAAGTATTGGAAATTTAGTAAAAATTTTACATGGAACTAAGGGAGAATTGTTACTTGATGTAGTGGTAAATAATTCATTACCATTTCATCTGCCAtttatatcttataaattaattggaaattcactttgataCAGTGGCATCCTGTGAGACCAATAATTGCTTCTATATCATCTGGTGTAGTTTCTATTTGGGCACAAAATCAAGTTGAGAATTGGTCTGCCTTTGCACCAGATTTTAAGGAATTGGATGAAAATGTTGAGtatgaagagagagagagtgagtttGATTTGAGCGATGAAGATAAATCTGTGGTTCAAGGTGAAGAAGCACAGGATGAAGAGATTGAAGTGGATGTTGCATCTATTGATAGAGTTGCTGCTTTTTGTAGTTCTGATGAAGAAATGGAAGATATTGGTTCGCTACAGTTTTTaccaatatcaccagatgtagaAGATTCGGAAGACAATCAAACAACACCACACGAACCACCTATGAAAAAACATCGTTCTCACGATATCCATTTGCAAGGAGCACCAGTAGATGGTAATACTTGCAATAAAAATATGATGTAACAATTGGTTCATTTGAACTTAGTATTactaaatttttgtttttagaaaCTCATCCATTATTAAATAAAGGGAAAGATAAGCCAACAACCAAAAAGGGAAGACCTCGGTTGGAACACAGAAAGGGAAAATAATTTaagatatattgtattatatttttctagaattagcaaatattttataatgtacagattatttaaaagtactttaaatattttatcaattttgataatatttcatgtttataaCATACATTATGAAATGTGTTGGTGCTTCCTATGGAATGTGTCACATAGTACTATAGTATCTTTCCTAAAACTTTTAATGCTGAAAATTGTGtatgttaatattatagtaaactTTTCAATACCATATTCATCAATAAGAAGactcatttaatttaaatttgaatatctttTATTCAAATAGTTATATTTCACGCAAATTTTGTTCAATTGATAAGTAGATcagtgaataaaaatatattgaaatacatttttatttagctTGTACtggaattatgtattattatttttcctatACTTCCAGTGGTAACACTGTTGTCCCTTGGACTGCAATTTGTAATGGAGTTAACCTATATTTTAGTACAAAATCATTTGAAAAGGATATTAATTAATGGATAAATCGCTTATCTTTCTTATCTCATATAAAGATTGCTggaagtattaataaaattgcgCACTAATTAGCCTAACTTGTTGTTGAGaacgaattcaattatttacaatgttatttTCAAGATTGGTGGAATTAGTGAATAAAAAATGGTTTACTGTTCAAAAGAAAACCACAAGAAGTGTTCAATCTGCCAGGCATGTAATATTAAGTGGCGGAATAATTATGATTAGTGGAATCTTTATTATTTGGTTATCAGTATTTCTCTATACAGCATTCTATTATGCTTACATGCCAAGTATGTCTCATGTACGGCCGGTGCATCTACAATTCAAGTgagtttttaaattatacattaattaaataaaaatattcagcatataataaattatatcgttTTCCGTTATTTGCATTGTACTGAAACAAATATGCCATCTACAAACCCTGattaaatcattcttttgtGTTATAGATCTTGCaacgaagaaaaaggaataTGTAGTTATCCATCAGCACGGGTACAGTTAACAAACAAGCAACAATTGCTTATGGTTGGACAACCATATAAAGTGAATTTACATTTAGAAATGCCAGAATCTCCAGTGAACAAAGAACTTGGTAAtgtctttaattttttaaaagaaataaaattttatttattaatctattgtCTTCGAATAGGTATGTTTATGGTTTGTGCATCGTTACACAGCAGAAGTGGTGATCTTGTAACATTTACATGCAGATCAGCTATGATGCATTATCGTAGTACATTACTGCATACTCTCACAACCCTTACATATTTACCTATGATGATCTTTGGGTCCACAGAGGAGAAGCAAAATGTAGTTTTAgaattatttggaaattttgAAGATGATCAGAATAATCCAGTTACACTCATACATATTGAAATACAATCAAGGCATATTGAACTTTATTCTGCAACTGTTATGATAAATGCACATCTGTCTGGTTTACGTTATCTTATGTTTCATTGGCCAATTTTGTCAGCCATTATTGGAATCGGTACAAACTTGTTTTTCATAGCTCTTGTATGTACTCTTTCTTACTTTCATTTCACCACCTATGAAGATAGTGGTGATAATAATTTTAGTTatgaagaagaaataaagaCTGAAAAGAAAGAAGAGCGCAAAAAGAATTCTAAGATAGAGGAAGGAAAAGAACATAGAAATGTGCTGTGTATGAATGATcgtaagttattattattttttttgtctTCAATTAACGAATACTTGTATTGTAATCATAGAATCAAAAATGATTGTCTTTTCATAGAAACACCTGATTCA encodes the following:
- the LOC116430073 gene encoding glutamate receptor ionotropic, kainate 4 isoform X1; its protein translation is MRLTVCLHLISLGMHLLMSESAKPDVYIPLLKHLRRYYSASAVVLVQPCPDGEVFNEFKMEYMVQTWVRNLGRENIATLTVPFAEMHSLSKYYNSIVRPIIVVMINGMGTFNELSNITRTFNMHASAWLILFAPLLRRPLLDYCYAPPGNPFHLSFNTEMAVLCPTEDVLHEWYSVDGRSTEISKLGKWRKDSPQNLELFTNLSLYERRANMKGTVLRAVTVESSILLEIKDNKLHGFLGTIINELEAALNFTVKLVSVEPEYGIFNTTTKRWGGAIGVVISKMADIGISDFSMVNDRPDYVDFTIPILATRQMLFLKQPEMFAAKWLAYYKAFSFSVWTCVLVTGIIGSVVTTFIVSRLKSCGMMQVMRDECLRVWGILCLQGLTDFPRISSLKLAYVSLFLSSYVASSAYSASLICFLTARIRDVPFRTVDEFITDGTFDIIAIKGSANYDMISRSTDSLSMSLMKLMKQYDDLPLDTSEGFQKVCTGNKLAFFMSYSPDMKEAVHSLAPCNTFMIPVGRVESLAMILTKNNPFTPFLNYHLQKLLSSGVLNREKNEKKFHEETEFLPVTFGGIISVFSVFILGAVAALLTLFAEICCDNRPRRGYK
- the LOC116430073 gene encoding glutamate receptor ionotropic, kainate 4 isoform X2, with the protein product MRLTVCLHLISLGMHLLMSESAKPDVYIPLLKHLRRYYSASAVVLVQPCPDGEVFNEFKMEYMVQTWVRNLGRENIATLTVPFAEMHSLSKYYNSIVRPIIVVMINGMGTFNELSNITRTFNMHASAWLILFAPLLRRPLLDYCYAPPGNPFHLSFNTEMAVLCPTEDVLHEWYSVDGRSTEISKLGKWRKDSPQNLELFTNLSLYERRANMKGTVLRAVTVESSILLEIKDNKLHGFLGTIINELEAALNFTVKLVSVEPEYGIFNTTTKRWGGAIGVVISKMADIGISDFSMVNDRPDYVDFTIPILATRQMLFLKQPEMFAAKWLAYYKAFSFSVWTCVLVTGIIGSVVTTFIVSRLKSCGMMQVMRDECLRVWGILCLQGLTDFPRISSLKLAYVSLFLSSYVASSAYSASLICFLTARIRDVPFRTVDEFITDGTFDIIAIKGSANYDMISRSTDSLSMSLMKLMKQYDDLPLDTSEGFQKVCTGNKLAFFMSYSPDMKEAVHSLAPCNTFMIPVGRVESLAMILTKNNPFTPFLNYHLQKLLSSGVLNREKNEKKFHEETEFLPVTFGGIISVFSVFILGAVAALLTLFAEICCDKYILKHD
- the ref(2)P gene encoding refractory to sigma P isoform X1 → MSLRPSVLCKVHLRNSNGFVQEIRRFEFSTYFTFEDFHVTLKNMFPQLADKNFKIAWIDEDKDEINMPNDREYTCALSWYSLKDEGTVWKVYVTYYEDKVPPVQKKEVYHEDIICDGCNGEVIGHRYKCIECVDYDLCSQCEGLGLHGDHWMLRIPKPLCDTSRRGQHLPHSIRKFLRRNGVRFNKKDLPNESPMTEVDNHNIFSWLETLSLCFNNFNNTKVGTNTENAKSTEVPKGDNTNNKKSCLHTRDEFTKFLNSVGIAVDVAMDVLMPRIPETNKAQKEEEKEEKCDKNTATEQSIPMEFLEKDTKVINSTNNETSVSTDTSIAPQNTASANNVLTEEWTIVDKSEATDNNSASSVSSSLNKLPENQVPSSESIPSVSKENLTQAIYPPLPKEEKVYHPNPMIRSAIESMIAMGFSNNGDLLTHWLETTNGNINQVLDILQSANSET
- the ref(2)P gene encoding refractory to sigma P isoform X2 → MSLRPSVLCKVHLRNSNGFVQEIRRFEFSTYFTFEDFHVTLKNMFPQLADKNFKIAWIDEDKDEINMPNDREYTCALSWYSLKDEGTVWKVYVTYYEDKVPPVQKKEVYHEDIICDGCNGEVIGHRYKCIECVDYDLCSQCEGLGLHGDHWMLRIPKPLCDTSRRGQHLPHSIRKFLRRNGVRFNKKDLPNESPMTEVGTNTENAKSTEVPKGDNTNNKKSCLHTRDEFTKFLNSVGIAVDVAMDVLMPRIPETNKAQKEEEKEEKCDKNTATEQSIPMEFLEKDTKVINSTNNETSVSTDTSIAPQNTASANNVLTEEWTIVDKSEATDNNSASSVSSSLNKLPENQVPSSESIPSVSKENLTQAIYPPLPKEEKVYHPNPMIRSAIESMIAMGFSNNGDLLTHWLETTNGNINQVLDILQSANSET
- the mRpS29 gene encoding mitochondrial ribosomal protein S29, which gives rise to MVSTCIYSLIRELHIASGQRALATAVATKLRDIEPETFRTFESHPPNHNETHLRKVYTVPTNIQTLMQDNVPNEWKQQIQTFVEFGILIRKPAVEIISYLEQTDYSKSIKKYVLYGKIGAGKTSTLLHTIHYGLAQKFIVLHVPQANTWFRFPKEVTDSPLMPDKLDLPLHAQAWLKYFKNLNEPLLSNIKISKDYVWNERESTPHGESLSSLIEFGIKRIKFACGVIDAVVDELKIASTAKKCRVLIVIDGFNTFFSDVTSIRDERKVYVPAQRISLTSSFLKCANYDWCNGAAILSVDKKANKTKRDSDYPRYLLGKEGFELLDPFLPINVEDYTSNEFKAIMEYYKDRKWVREITSQGQRELELLSNRNPLTLWIRCKPL